The following coding sequences are from one Gossypium raimondii isolate GPD5lz chromosome 4, ASM2569854v1, whole genome shotgun sequence window:
- the LOC105779921 gene encoding choline monooxygenase, chloroplastic isoform X1 yields MTLLLKPITRLSLFQTHFQINNNNNPRARETSVSCSWSHGAHKIVREFDPKIPIEKAITPPSSWYTDPSFYAFELDRVFYRGWQAVGYTEQIQEPRDFFSGRLGNVEFVVCRDDNGKIAAFHNVCRHHASLLVSGSGKTSCFTCPYHGWTYGLNGELRKATRISGIEDFSINDFGLVPIKVATWGPFVILNMDNEILQKDNIDTDNVASEWLGSSSELFSLNGVDTTLTYVCRREYIIECNWKVFCDNYLDGGYHVPFAHKGLASGLSLDSYTTSIFEKVSIQSAEGGSKEKEDDRLGSKAFYAFIYPNFMINRYGPWMDTNLAIPLGPRKCLVVFDYFLEASFKDDKAFIERSLADSEKVQENTQMEDIRLCEGVQKGIESPAYSTGRYAPNVEKAMHHFHCLLYDNLIN; encoded by the exons ATGACACTGCTACTGAAACCCATTACTCGGCTATCTCTCTTCCAAACCCATTTCcagattaataataataataatccaaGAGCAAGAGAAACCTCAGTATCATGTAGTTGGAGTCACGGAGCTCACAAAATTGTGCGTGAATTTGATCCCAAAATCCCCATAGAGAAAGCCATCACTCCCCCCTCCTCCTGGTATACTGATCCCTCCTTTTATGCTTTTGAACTCGATCGTGTGTTCTACAGGGGTTGGCAGGCTGTTG GGTATACTGAACAGATACAAGAACCCCGTGATTTCTTCAGCGGCAG ACTGGGAAATGTAGAGTTTGTGGTATGCAGGGATGATAATGGAAAAATAGCTGCTTTTCACAATGTTTGTAGACATCATGCCTCTCTTCTTGTGTCTGGAAGTGGGAAAACGTCTTGTTTTACATGCCCTTACCAT GGGTGGACATATGGTTTAAATGGAGAACTTCGTAAAGCGACTAGAATTTCAGGAATAGAGGACTTCTCCATAAAT GATTTTGGACTTGTACCTATAAAAGTTGCTACTTGGGGACCATTTGTTATTCTTAATATGGACAATGAGATTTTACAAAAGGACAATATTGATACTGACAACGTTGCAAGTGAATGGCTTGGTAGCTCCTCTGAATTATTTAGCCTTAATGGAGTTGATACCACACTAACTTATGTTTGTCGACGTGAGTACATCATTGAATGTAACTGGAAG GTATTCTGCGACAACTACTTGGATGGTGGTTACCATGTGCCATTTGCACACAAAGGCCTTGCATCTGGTCTTTCACTTGATTCATATACCACCTCA ATATTTGAAAAGGTTAGCATCCAAAGTGCTGAAGGTGGCTCTAAAGAGAAGGAAGATGATCGGCTTGGATCAAAAGCTTTTTATGCTTTCATTTATCCAAATTTCATGATTAACAG GTATGGACCTTGGATGGACACCAATCTGGCAATCCCATTGGGACCAAGGAAATGCCTGGTAGTGTTCGACTATTTTCTTGAAGCTTCTTTtaag GATGACAAAGCTTTCATTGAGAGAAGTCTAGCGGATAGTGAAAAAGTTCAG GAAAATACGCAGATGGAAGACATTAGACTGTGTGAAGGTGTTCAAAAGGGTATTGAATCACCTGCATATAGTACTGGAAGGTATGCGCCAAATGTTGAGAAGGCCATGCATCATTTCCATTGTCTGCTTTATGATAATCTCATAAACTAA
- the LOC105780527 gene encoding uncharacterized protein LOC105780527 — MGLIGKLKRKEIDQVNDDFSDFSLSSPATKIRRLDADLPPIIEEDSLPENHEKAIVLFNPNPLLLHDTPPLSSPPSTLSFSFDSHLLSGFKNQILRAADMKSAETEESKMENEGCLAVVPWVPSQIASVETRDSEQQVPALMETDEMDVEESCSNSGSMQEEHGYELDGLKPRDALHNWAQQQHCMLPQPPQNPFTPITWSD; from the exons atgggcTTGATTGGGAAGTTGAAGCGAAAGGAGATCGACCAAGTTAACGACGACTTCTCCGATTTCTCGCTTTCGTCGCCGGCCACCAAGATTCGTCGTCTGGATGCTGATTTGCCCCCCATAATTGAGGAAGACTCCCTCCCTGAGAATCACGAAAAGGCCATCGTTCTCTTTAACCCAAACCCACTTCTTCTTCATGACACACCTCCCTTGTCTTCCCCTCCTTCTACCCTCTCCTTCTCTTTCGATTCTCACCTCCTCTCCGGCTTTAAGA ACCAAATTCTACGGGCAGCTGACATGAAATCAGCCGAAACTGAAGAGAGCAAGATGGAAAACGAAGGATGTCTAGCAGTTGTTCCATGGGTTCCCTCTCAGATTGCTTCAGTAGAAACTAGAGATAGCGAACAGCAAGTTCCAGCGTTGATGGAAACTGATGAAATGGATGTAGAAGAGAGCTGTAGCAACAGTGGAAGTATGCAGGAAGAGCATGGGTATGAATTGGATGGGTTGAAGCCAAGAGACGCCCTCCATAACTGGGCGCAGCAGCAACATTGCATGCTTCCCCAGCCTCCTCAAAACCCTTTTACTCCAATCACATGGTCTGATTGA
- the LOC105779921 gene encoding choline monooxygenase, chloroplastic isoform X2, with protein MTLLLKPITRLSLFQTHFQINNNNNPRARETSVSCSWSHGAHKIVREFDPKIPIEKAITPPSSWYTDPSFYAFELDRVFYRGWQAVGYTEQIQEPRDFFSGRLGNVEFVVCRDDNGKIAAFHNVCRHHASLLVSGSGKTSCFTCPYHGWTYGLNGELRKATRISGIEDFSINDFGLVPIKVATWGPFVILNMDNEILQKDNIDTDNVASEWLGSSSELFSLNGVDTTLTYVCRREYIIECNWKVFCDNYLDGGYHVPFAHKGLASGLSLDSYTTSIFEKVSIQSAEGGSKEKEDDRLGSKAFYAFIYPNFMINRYGPWMDTNLAIPLGPRKCLVVFDYFLEASFKDDKAFIERSLADSEKVQMEDIRLCEGVQKGIESPAYSTGRYAPNVEKAMHHFHCLLYDNLIN; from the exons ATGACACTGCTACTGAAACCCATTACTCGGCTATCTCTCTTCCAAACCCATTTCcagattaataataataataatccaaGAGCAAGAGAAACCTCAGTATCATGTAGTTGGAGTCACGGAGCTCACAAAATTGTGCGTGAATTTGATCCCAAAATCCCCATAGAGAAAGCCATCACTCCCCCCTCCTCCTGGTATACTGATCCCTCCTTTTATGCTTTTGAACTCGATCGTGTGTTCTACAGGGGTTGGCAGGCTGTTG GGTATACTGAACAGATACAAGAACCCCGTGATTTCTTCAGCGGCAG ACTGGGAAATGTAGAGTTTGTGGTATGCAGGGATGATAATGGAAAAATAGCTGCTTTTCACAATGTTTGTAGACATCATGCCTCTCTTCTTGTGTCTGGAAGTGGGAAAACGTCTTGTTTTACATGCCCTTACCAT GGGTGGACATATGGTTTAAATGGAGAACTTCGTAAAGCGACTAGAATTTCAGGAATAGAGGACTTCTCCATAAAT GATTTTGGACTTGTACCTATAAAAGTTGCTACTTGGGGACCATTTGTTATTCTTAATATGGACAATGAGATTTTACAAAAGGACAATATTGATACTGACAACGTTGCAAGTGAATGGCTTGGTAGCTCCTCTGAATTATTTAGCCTTAATGGAGTTGATACCACACTAACTTATGTTTGTCGACGTGAGTACATCATTGAATGTAACTGGAAG GTATTCTGCGACAACTACTTGGATGGTGGTTACCATGTGCCATTTGCACACAAAGGCCTTGCATCTGGTCTTTCACTTGATTCATATACCACCTCA ATATTTGAAAAGGTTAGCATCCAAAGTGCTGAAGGTGGCTCTAAAGAGAAGGAAGATGATCGGCTTGGATCAAAAGCTTTTTATGCTTTCATTTATCCAAATTTCATGATTAACAG GTATGGACCTTGGATGGACACCAATCTGGCAATCCCATTGGGACCAAGGAAATGCCTGGTAGTGTTCGACTATTTTCTTGAAGCTTCTTTtaag GATGACAAAGCTTTCATTGAGAGAAGTCTAGCGGATAGTGAAAAAGTTCAG ATGGAAGACATTAGACTGTGTGAAGGTGTTCAAAAGGGTATTGAATCACCTGCATATAGTACTGGAAGGTATGCGCCAAATGTTGAGAAGGCCATGCATCATTTCCATTGTCTGCTTTATGATAATCTCATAAACTAA
- the LOC105779921 gene encoding choline monooxygenase, chloroplastic isoform X3: MTLLLKPITRLSLFQTHFQINNNNNPRARETSVSCSWSHGAHKIVREFDPKIPIEKAITPPSSWYTDPSFYAFELDRVFYRGWQAVGYTEQIQEPRDFFSGRLGNVEFVVCRDDNGKIAAFHNGWTYGLNGELRKATRISGIEDFSINDFGLVPIKVATWGPFVILNMDNEILQKDNIDTDNVASEWLGSSSELFSLNGVDTTLTYVCRREYIIECNWKVFCDNYLDGGYHVPFAHKGLASGLSLDSYTTSIFEKVSIQSAEGGSKEKEDDRLGSKAFYAFIYPNFMINRYGPWMDTNLAIPLGPRKCLVVFDYFLEASFKDDKAFIERSLADSEKVQENTQMEDIRLCEGVQKGIESPAYSTGRYAPNVEKAMHHFHCLLYDNLIN, translated from the exons ATGACACTGCTACTGAAACCCATTACTCGGCTATCTCTCTTCCAAACCCATTTCcagattaataataataataatccaaGAGCAAGAGAAACCTCAGTATCATGTAGTTGGAGTCACGGAGCTCACAAAATTGTGCGTGAATTTGATCCCAAAATCCCCATAGAGAAAGCCATCACTCCCCCCTCCTCCTGGTATACTGATCCCTCCTTTTATGCTTTTGAACTCGATCGTGTGTTCTACAGGGGTTGGCAGGCTGTTG GGTATACTGAACAGATACAAGAACCCCGTGATTTCTTCAGCGGCAG ACTGGGAAATGTAGAGTTTGTGGTATGCAGGGATGATAATGGAAAAATAGCTGCTTTTCACAAT GGGTGGACATATGGTTTAAATGGAGAACTTCGTAAAGCGACTAGAATTTCAGGAATAGAGGACTTCTCCATAAAT GATTTTGGACTTGTACCTATAAAAGTTGCTACTTGGGGACCATTTGTTATTCTTAATATGGACAATGAGATTTTACAAAAGGACAATATTGATACTGACAACGTTGCAAGTGAATGGCTTGGTAGCTCCTCTGAATTATTTAGCCTTAATGGAGTTGATACCACACTAACTTATGTTTGTCGACGTGAGTACATCATTGAATGTAACTGGAAG GTATTCTGCGACAACTACTTGGATGGTGGTTACCATGTGCCATTTGCACACAAAGGCCTTGCATCTGGTCTTTCACTTGATTCATATACCACCTCA ATATTTGAAAAGGTTAGCATCCAAAGTGCTGAAGGTGGCTCTAAAGAGAAGGAAGATGATCGGCTTGGATCAAAAGCTTTTTATGCTTTCATTTATCCAAATTTCATGATTAACAG GTATGGACCTTGGATGGACACCAATCTGGCAATCCCATTGGGACCAAGGAAATGCCTGGTAGTGTTCGACTATTTTCTTGAAGCTTCTTTtaag GATGACAAAGCTTTCATTGAGAGAAGTCTAGCGGATAGTGAAAAAGTTCAG GAAAATACGCAGATGGAAGACATTAGACTGTGTGAAGGTGTTCAAAAGGGTATTGAATCACCTGCATATAGTACTGGAAGGTATGCGCCAAATGTTGAGAAGGCCATGCATCATTTCCATTGTCTGCTTTATGATAATCTCATAAACTAA